From Trichoderma atroviride chromosome 1, complete sequence, one genomic window encodes:
- a CDS encoding uncharacterized protein (EggNog:ENOG41) produces MAPQPSSVPSPLPPSVEEAYRRKCLQLKNRTNEVEDANDAARLRLARIKRQVEKLRIERAFLLEQLAKRTSTNVEDSEGSPSPPPTPKDKPLRIKKGHRKSNAPADADAKQGATKEPASPTSESNSQAKGSRANGVSKASVEYKDPFELYCEEARPALEAKNKDDADVNIEEELTRAWEELPEAEKEEYQTKFDELKKSREEEEEDKAAAEAEAEAEAEAEAEAEAEAEAEAEAEAEAEADADADVDADVDADVEAEADADVDNDTPKKNIKAEPETEKSRAHDEDVEMSNYDTEDQETQDKDGDE; encoded by the exons ATGGCGCCCCAGCCTT CCAGCGTGCCCTCTCCGCTGCCGCCATCCGTTGAGGAAGCCTACCGACGCAAGTGTCTCCAGCTGAAGAATCGCACAAACGAGGTCGAGGATGCCAACGATGCGGCCAGACTACGACTCGCTCGCATAAAGCGCCAGGTCGAGAAGCTGAGGATAGAACGGGCGTTTCTGCTGGAACAATTGGCCAAGcgcaccagcaccaacgtCGAAGATTCCGAGGGCAGCCCCAGCCCGCCTCCCACG CCCAAGGATAAGCCGCTGCGCATTAAGAAAGGCCACCGAAAATCCAACGCACCAGCAGATGCCGACGCGAAGCAGGGAGCTACAAAAGAGCCCGCGTCCCCGACTTCCGAGTCCAATAGCCAGGCCAAGGGTTCTCGTGCCAATGGCGTGTCCAAGGCCTCTGTGGAATACAAAGATCCTTTTGAGCTCTACTGCGAAGAAGCTCGGCCCGCACTCGAGGCCAAGAACAAGGATGACGCCGATGTGAATATCGAAGAGGAGCTTACTCGTGCCTGGGAGGAATTGCCAGAGGCCGAAAAGGAGGAATATCAAACCAAATTCGACGAACTGAAGAAGTCtcgggaggaggaggaggaggacaagGCCGCTGCTGAAGCGGAAGCGGAAGCggaagccgaagccgaagcagAGGCGGAGGCtgaagcagaggcagaagctgaagcagaggcagaggcagaggccgacgccgacgcAGATGTTGACGCAGATGTCGACGCAGATGTCGAAGCcgaggctgatgctgatgttgATAACGATACTCCCAAGAAGAACATCAAGGCCGAACCAGAGACTGAGAAATCTCGGGCTCACGACGAAGATGTAGAGATGAGCAACTACGATACTGAGGACCAGGAGACTCAGGAcaaagatggcgacgagTAA
- a CDS encoding uncharacterized protein (EggNog:ENOG41) encodes MPAKRKLVAEANIEPASVPSPLPPSVEEAYRRKCLQLKNRTNEVEDANDAARLRLARIKRQVEKLRIERAFLLEQLAKRTSTNVEDSEGSPSPPPTPKDKPLRIKKGHRKSNAPADADAKQGATKEPASPTSESNSQAKGSRANGVSKASVEYKDPFELYCEEARPALEAKNKDDADVNIEEELTRAWEELPEAEKEEYQTKFDELKKSREEEEEDKAAAEAEAEAEAEAEAEAEAEAEAEAEAEAEAEADADADVDADVDADVEAEADADVDNDTPKKNIKAEPETEKSRAHDEDVEMSNYDTEDQETQDKDGDE; translated from the exons ATGCCCGCCAAAAGAAAATTGGTCGCCGAGGCTAACATTGAGCCAGCCAGCGTGCCCTCTCCGCTGCCGCCATCCGTTGAGGAAGCCTACCGACGCAAGTGTCTCCAGCTGAAGAATCGCACAAACGAGGTCGAGGATGCCAACGATGCGGCCAGACTACGACTCGCTCGCATAAAGCGCCAGGTCGAGAAGCTGAGGATAGAACGGGCGTTTCTGCTGGAACAATTGGCCAAGcgcaccagcaccaacgtCGAAGATTCCGAGGGCAGCCCCAGCCCGCCTCCCACG CCCAAGGATAAGCCGCTGCGCATTAAGAAAGGCCACCGAAAATCCAACGCACCAGCAGATGCCGACGCGAAGCAGGGAGCTACAAAAGAGCCCGCGTCCCCGACTTCCGAGTCCAATAGCCAGGCCAAGGGTTCTCGTGCCAATGGCGTGTCCAAGGCCTCTGTGGAATACAAAGATCCTTTTGAGCTCTACTGCGAAGAAGCTCGGCCCGCACTCGAGGCCAAGAACAAGGATGACGCCGATGTGAATATCGAAGAGGAGCTTACTCGTGCCTGGGAGGAATTGCCAGAGGCCGAAAAGGAGGAATATCAAACCAAATTCGACGAACTGAAGAAGTCtcgggaggaggaggaggaggacaagGCCGCTGCTGAAGCGGAAGCGGAAGCggaagccgaagccgaagcagAGGCGGAGGCtgaagcagaggcagaagctgaagcagaggcagaggcagaggccgacgccgacgcAGATGTTGACGCAGATGTCGACGCAGATGTCGAAGCcgaggctgatgctgatgttgATAACGATACTCCCAAGAAGAACATCAAGGCCGAACCAGAGACTGAGAAATCTCGGGCTCACGACGAAGATGTAGAGATGAGCAACTACGATACTGAGGACCAGGAGACTCAGGAcaaagatggcgacgagTAA
- a CDS encoding uncharacterized protein (EggNog:ENOG41~TransMembrane:1 (o500-523i)) translates to MESPGDTNTDAGETTPLLPGSETPRPKPVRTVTFSANPVSRTIEPEPHRLPRSFASHNVNLQGGSSIVAGPPMLAALNSKLRRRNSHGPVPAIASVQGLPKIGPQRSTKKTEKLKLLPNPDFGDEGEDEESGRDVYSQYTRIKDPTARRDAARLGKADRDRLPRVTAYCTANRYEMDQLMRFLKGRGKTRGANPKLIDECIYTPYMYGKGRHSNDLASPTLERRHSTGGELVDGETGQEDYRPRHHDQEDSGYGEALMVDDRRGGAGELPSEELLGPTMPEDLPIKDTVPDFDIQVHTPEIFLFDYGVVVIWGMTEVQEAKLLKDISKFELEKLAPDDVETEHFNFYYTREYQARIYNDFITLRDKNNYMTKLAISHALAQSVKTSLFEELIASTIDTCKDIPTQIALTGKIALNRKQINMQIGELFILRINIHLNGSVLDTPELFWVEPQLEPVYQAVRSYLEMDQRVGLVTERLDVIADLLAVLKDQLTHGHGEMLEWIVIILIAMEILVAAINIVVDLYAGEA, encoded by the exons ATGGAGTCTCCTGGTGACACCAACACAGACGCTGGCGAGACTACGCCTCTGCTCCCCGGCTCCGAAACTCCCCGACCAAAGCCCGTGCGAACAGTCACCTTCAGCGCCAACCCCGTCAGCCGAACCATCGAGCCAGAACCTCATCGCCTCCCAAGGAGCTTTGCTTCACACAATGTAAATCTGCAgggcggcagcagcatcgtcgccgGCCCGCCAATGCTGGCAGCGTTGAATAGCAAACTACGCCGGCGAAATAGCCACGGACCCGTCCCTGCGATTGCTTCGGTACAGGGGCTGCCCAAGATTGGTCCGCAGAGAAGCACGAAGAAGACCGAAAAGCTCAAACTGCTACCGAATCCcgactttggcgatgagggcgaagatgaggaaagtGGAAGAGATGTCTATTCTCAGTATACGCGAATCAAGGATCCAACGGCGCGAAGAGATGCAGCGCGGCTTGGCAAGGCCGATCGAGACCGACTGCCACGTGTCACGGCGTACTGCACAGCCAATCGCTATGAGATGGACCAACTCATGAGATTCCTCAAAGGGCGAGGAAAGACTCGCGGCGCAAACCCGAAGCTTATTGACGAGTGTATATACACGCCGTACATGTACGGAAAAGGTCGACACAGCAATGACCTTGCCTCGCCAACTCTGGAAAGACGACACTCCACCGGAGGCGAGCTGGTAGACGGCGAGACTGGGCAGGAGGATTATAGGCCTAGGCATCACGATCAGGAGGATTCCGGCTACGGAGAAGCCTTGATGGTTGACGATCGCCGGGGGGGAGCGGGCGAGCTTCCCAGCGAAGAGCTGCTTGGTCCTACCATGCCAGAAGACTTGCCCATAAAGGATACGGTGCCTGACTTTGACATTCAGGTCCATACGCCAGAAATCTTCCTGTTTGACTACGGTGTCGTGGTAATATGGGGCATGACGGAGGTGCAAGAGGCTAAGCTTTTGAAGGACATTTCCAAGTTTGAACTCGAGAAGCTGGCCCCTGATGATGTTGAGACGGAGCATTTCAATTTCTACTACACGAGGGAATACCAAGCGCGAATCTACAATGATTTTATCACGCTGAGAGACAAGAACAACTACATGACCAAGCTCGCCATCTCTCACGCGTTGGCACAGAGCGTCAAG ACATCACTCTTCGAAGAACTCATCGCTTCCACCATTGATACCTGCAAAGATATTCCTACTCAGATTGCCCTGACTGGTAAAATAGCTCTGAACCGGAAACAAATCAACATGCAGATCGGAgaactcttcatcttgagaATCAACATTCATCTCAACGGATCCGTGCTGGATACCCCTGAGCTGTTCTGGGTAGAGCCCCAGCTAGAACCGGTCTATCAAGCAGTCCGGAGCTATCTTGAGATGGATCAACGAGTTGGTCTGGTGACGGAGCGGCTGGATGTAATTGCCGACTTGCTGGCTGTTCTTAAAGACCAATTGAcccacggccacggcgaaATGCTCGAATGGATAG TAATCATCTTGATTGCCATGGAGATCTTGGTAGCTGCGATAAACATTGTCGTGGATCTATATGCTGGGGAAGCGTGA
- a CDS encoding uncharacterized protein (EggNog:ENOG41~TransMembrane:1 (o298-319i)): MSFKEHNRLYDLVVFGATGYTGRVVAEYITANFPINTKWAVAGRSGLKLQAIVDNCKTVDSDRSPPEIEIVNVDNNEEMSALAKKTFVVITTVGPYSQYGEQAVKACVEAGTHYLDATGEAPWVYKMIKKYEHAAKESGAILIPQMGLESAPPDLCTWSLANKLRKELNAQTKDVVLSLHVFRAAPSGGTISTVLSVFDNLTLNELMESGKPFAHSPVPHPAEPKRRQTSIWQKIFGIHTVPNLGTLTTGLTGTTDQGVIERSWGLLSEVPSRKDQFYGPNFHWEEYSKPRNWLEGILTHWLLTVAVLFLAMAPIRAVARKFAPEPGTGPSKEDMDKEEVEWRGIANPDTELPANKQAFVRAWYHGSMYKLTAMLCSEGARILLEDDLDLDGGFYTPCCLGQRIIDRAHEGGPED, encoded by the exons ATGTCATTCAAAGAGCATAATCGTCTCTACGACCTGGTCGTCTTTGGAGCTACTG GGTATACCGGCCGTGTAGTAGCGGAGTACATTACGGCCAACTTCCCGATCAACACAAAATGGGCTGTTGCGGGTCGCTCCGGGTTGAAGCTTCAGGCAATCGTCGACAATTGCAAAACGGTGGATTCAGATAGAAGCCCACCAG AAATTGAAATCGTCAATGTGGATAACAATGAAGAGATGAGCGcgttggcgaagaagacgtttGTCGTGATCACAACTGTCGGCCCTTACAGCCAATATGGAGAGCAAGCGGTGAAGGCATGCGTGGAGGCCGGCACGCACTATCTTGACGCAACTGGTGAAGCACCATGGGTCTATAAGATGATTAAGAAATATGAACatgccgccaaagagagTGGCGCTATCCTAATCCCTCAGATGGGCCTGGAGTCCGCCCCTCCAGACCTCTGTACCTGGTCCTTGGCCAATAAACTCCGCAAAGAACTGAATGCCCAAACCAAAGACGTCGTCCTCTCGCTTCACGTTTTTCG AGCGGCACCATCTGGGGGCACCATCTCTACTGTTCTCAGTGTATTCGACAACCTTACTTTGAATGAATTGATGGAATCTGGAAAGCCTTTTGCTCATTCCCCTGTGCCTCACCCGGCTGAGCCAAAAAGGCGTCAGACTTCCATCTGGCAAAAGATTTTTGGTATCCACACTGTCCCTAACCTTGGAACTCTGACCACGGGCTTGACTGGCACTACCGACCAGGGAGTAATAGAACGCTCGTGGGGGCTTTTATCGGAAGTTCCCAGCCGGAAAGACCAATTTTACGGGCCAAACTTTCATTGGGAAGAATACAGCAAGCCTCGCAACTGGCTAGAAGGCATTTTGACTCATTGGCTGCTCACGGTTGCAGTTCTATTCCTAGCGATGGCGCCTATCAGAGCCGTGGCCAGAAAGTTTGCTCCAGAACCAGGCACGGGCCCTTCCAAAGAAGACATGGAcaaagaagaggttgagtGGCGCGGCATAGCAAATCCCGATACGGAGTTGCCTGCCAACAAGCAAGCCTTTGTTCGAGCTTGGTATCATggcagcatgtacaagt TAACGGCAATGCTTTGCAGCGAAGGCGCACGTATACTTTTGGAGGACGACCTCGACTTAGATGGGGGATTCTATACCCCGTGTTGCCTTGGGCAGCGCATCATCGATCGGGCTCATGAGGGGGGGCCTGAAGATTGA
- a CDS encoding 60S ribosomal protein eL43, giving the protein MTKRTKKVGVTGKYGTRYGASLRKQVKKMEITQHAKYTCTFCGKVTVRRKSTGIWNCRSCKRTIAGGAYTVATPAAAAMRSTLRRLREIAEV; this is encoded by the exons ATGACCAAGCGCACCAAGAAGGTCGGCGTGAC CGGTAAATATGGTACTCG TTACGGTGCCTCCCTGCGAAAgcaggtgaagaagatggaaatcaCCCAGCACGCCAAGTACACCTGCACTTTCTGCGGTAAGGTTACCGTCCGAAGAAAGTCCACCGGTATCTGGAACTGCCGCTCCTGCAAGCGAACCATTGCTGGCGGTGCTTACACTGTTGC CACccccgctgccgccgctaTGCGATCAACTCTGCGACGATTGAGGGAGATTGCTGAGGTTTAA
- a CDS encoding uncharacterized protein (EggNog:ENOG41) yields MSEPDQCIICLDPLPHPSSSTQSNAAVDTAAASTSEAAESDSSHLNIVAALDGCDHIIHDACIRSWAQKTNTCPICRKPFHSVRVYNGLDGIAVSTYDVEDKKQVAEFDVQQWLGENPEEEEEESNPCPICDSAEREDILLLCDSCDAAYHTHCIGLDYIPEGAWYCMECAHLFQTTEEQPESGAASENGERPQITIPPAPRSNRGFHVRTRARLRRARRQARNLEWQGAWGQFSGRFFEISELDLDNHDDEDEDLGRYRRFQQLDRRELQRWQQRMDIAQRLGARESFASSIPPRISERLQPPPPPVETREERQAWGALDRAREAEGTNSPNTRKRKARSVTASPIEPPTQEPERKLKRPRTRRLPTHGESSTAAVPPASSSTGRLANGSSLRTSNAGQPDAEPTLVVSSLLKELEPNAHSEDEASGVTSGWRPFHEASSPALSPSPSAYGSPRALSLTPPPLPNLNGRPSSPTLSLSTHIEPVYPPANYSPTNSPTSYSPTRFSSSDHSDSESRPPKPEPRTEGRSENRLESRPLELRQPRPRRVHQASPESGSTRGDENSMRHAMTTEEKKHVNEIVRNALRPHWRAQKLTEEQYAIINRDISRKLYDEVKDASSLDDESRRQIWEKRVTQEVARAISELQA; encoded by the exons ATGTCTGAGCCTGACCAGTGCATCATATGTTTGGATCCGCTGCCGCACccctcgtcctcgacgcAGAGCAACGCGGCCGTCGACACCGCCGCTGCGTCCACGTCCGAGGCCGCTGAGAGCGATTCCAGCCATCTCAACATCGTGGCCGCCCTCGATGGCTGCGACCACATCATCCACGATGCATGCATCCGCTCCTGGGCTCAAAAGACCAATACTTGCCCCATCTGCCGCAAGCCCTTCCACTCGGTTCGAGTCTACAACGGTCTGGATG GCATCGCCGTTTCCACCTACGACGTCGAGGATAAAAAGCAGGTTGCCGAATTCGATGTACAGCAGTGGCTCGGGGAGAAccccgaagaagaggaggaggaatccAACCCATGCCCCATCTGCGACTCGGCAGAGCGAGAAGACATCCTCTTGCTTTGCGATAGCTGTGATGCAGCCTACCACACGCACTGCATCGGTCTCGATTACATCCCCGAGGGTGCCTGGTATTGCATGGAATGTGCTCATCTGTTCCAGACGACAGAGGAACAGCCAGAGTCGGGAGCTGCGTCGGAGAACGGCGAGAGGCCTCAGATCACTatccctccagctcctcgatCTAACCGAGGCTTCCATGTCCGCACCCGCGCTCGTCTCAGGAGGGCACGCCGCCAAGCACGCAACCTTGAATGGCAGGGTGCTTGGGGACAGTTCTCTGGCCGCTTCTTTGAGATAAGCGAGCTGGACCTCGATAAccatgacgacgaggatgaagatcTTGGACGTTATCGCAGGTTCCAACAGCTTGATCGGCGGGAGCTgcagcggtggcagcaaCGGATGGACATTGCACAGCGTCTAGGTGCACGAGAGTCCTTTGCGAGCAGTATACCGCCTCGGATTAGCGAGCGCCTTCAACCCCCGCCACCGCCTGTTGAGACGAGGGAAGAGAGGCAGGCCTGGGGTGCGTTGGATCGTGCTCGAGAGGCCGAAGGTACCAACAGCCCAAACACTCGTAAACGAAAGGCTCGGTCTGTGACGGCCTCGCCCATTGAACCACCTACCCAAGAACCTGAGAGAAAACTCAAGCGCCCGCGAACTAGACGTCTTCCCACGCACGGCGAAAGCTCAACTGCGGCTGTGCCACCGGCCAGCTCATCCACAGGAAGGCTCGCCAATGGCTCTTCTCTGAGAACCAGTAATGCAGGCCAACCCGACGCCGAGCCCACTCTTGTTGTATCCTCTTTGCTCAAAGAGCTAGAGCCCAATGCTCATTCCGAGGATGAGGCGTCCGGTGTCACATCTGGCTGGCGCCCTTTCCATGAGGCATCTTCGCCAGCTCTctccccatcgccatctgcttACGGCAGCCCTCGCGCTCTTTCGCTAACTCCACCTCCATTACCCAATCTCAACGGACGGCCATCGTCTCCGACTCTATCCCTTAGCACGCACATCGAGCCGGTATACCCGCCTGCAAATTATTCACCAACAAATTCCCCCACAAGTTACTCGCCCACtcgcttcagcagcagcgatcATAGCGATTCTGAGTCGCGCCCACCAAAACCAGAACCTCGAACTGAAGGCCGGAGCGAGAACCGACTTGAGAGTCGACCTCTGGAACTTCGCCAACCCCGGCCGCGACGTGTGCATCAAGCATCACCCGAGTCCGGTTCGACGCGGGGAGATGAGAACTCAATGAGACATGCCATGAcgacagaagaaaagaaacatgtTAATGAAATTGTCCGAAACGCTCTCAGGCCGCACTGGCGGGCTCAGAAGCTGACTGAAGAACAATATGCAATAATCAACCGTGACATCTCACGAAAGCTTTACGACGAAGTGAAGGACGCGTCCTCACTTGATGACGAATCTCGACGACAAAtctgggagaagagggtcACCCAAGAGGTGGCTCGGGCCATCTCCGAACTTCAAGCCTGA
- a CDS encoding uncharacterized protein (EggNog:ENOG41), protein MVMPNANSHGANPTGIAVSTYDVEDKKQVAEFDVQQWLGENPEEEEEESNPCPICDSAEREDILLLCDSCDAAYHTHCIGLDYIPEGAWYCMECAHLFQTTEEQPESGAASENGERPQITIPPAPRSNRGFHVRTRARLRRARRQARNLEWQGAWGQFSGRFFEISELDLDNHDDEDEDLGRYRRFQQLDRRELQRWQQRMDIAQRLGARESFASSIPPRISERLQPPPPPVETREERQAWGALDRAREAEGTNSPNTRKRKARSVTASPIEPPTQEPERKLKRPRTRRLPTHGESSTAAVPPASSSTGRLANGSSLRTSNAGQPDAEPTLVVSSLLKELEPNAHSEDEASGVTSGWRPFHEASSPALSPSPSAYGSPRALSLTPPPLPNLNGRPSSPTLSLSTHIEPVYPPANYSPTNSPTSYSPTRFSSSDHSDSESRPPKPEPRTEGRSENRLESRPLELRQPRPRRVHQASPESGSTRGDENSMRHAMTTEEKKHVNEIVRNALRPHWRAQKLTEEQYAIINRDISRKLYDEVKDASSLDDESRRQIWEKRVTQEVARAISELQA, encoded by the coding sequence ATGGTTATGCCAAATGCTAACTCACATGGGGCGAATCCTACAGGCATCGCCGTTTCCACCTACGACGTCGAGGATAAAAAGCAGGTTGCCGAATTCGATGTACAGCAGTGGCTCGGGGAGAAccccgaagaagaggaggaggaatccAACCCATGCCCCATCTGCGACTCGGCAGAGCGAGAAGACATCCTCTTGCTTTGCGATAGCTGTGATGCAGCCTACCACACGCACTGCATCGGTCTCGATTACATCCCCGAGGGTGCCTGGTATTGCATGGAATGTGCTCATCTGTTCCAGACGACAGAGGAACAGCCAGAGTCGGGAGCTGCGTCGGAGAACGGCGAGAGGCCTCAGATCACTatccctccagctcctcgatCTAACCGAGGCTTCCATGTCCGCACCCGCGCTCGTCTCAGGAGGGCACGCCGCCAAGCACGCAACCTTGAATGGCAGGGTGCTTGGGGACAGTTCTCTGGCCGCTTCTTTGAGATAAGCGAGCTGGACCTCGATAAccatgacgacgaggatgaagatcTTGGACGTTATCGCAGGTTCCAACAGCTTGATCGGCGGGAGCTgcagcggtggcagcaaCGGATGGACATTGCACAGCGTCTAGGTGCACGAGAGTCCTTTGCGAGCAGTATACCGCCTCGGATTAGCGAGCGCCTTCAACCCCCGCCACCGCCTGTTGAGACGAGGGAAGAGAGGCAGGCCTGGGGTGCGTTGGATCGTGCTCGAGAGGCCGAAGGTACCAACAGCCCAAACACTCGTAAACGAAAGGCTCGGTCTGTGACGGCCTCGCCCATTGAACCACCTACCCAAGAACCTGAGAGAAAACTCAAGCGCCCGCGAACTAGACGTCTTCCCACGCACGGCGAAAGCTCAACTGCGGCTGTGCCACCGGCCAGCTCATCCACAGGAAGGCTCGCCAATGGCTCTTCTCTGAGAACCAGTAATGCAGGCCAACCCGACGCCGAGCCCACTCTTGTTGTATCCTCTTTGCTCAAAGAGCTAGAGCCCAATGCTCATTCCGAGGATGAGGCGTCCGGTGTCACATCTGGCTGGCGCCCTTTCCATGAGGCATCTTCGCCAGCTCTctccccatcgccatctgcttACGGCAGCCCTCGCGCTCTTTCGCTAACTCCACCTCCATTACCCAATCTCAACGGACGGCCATCGTCTCCGACTCTATCCCTTAGCACGCACATCGAGCCGGTATACCCGCCTGCAAATTATTCACCAACAAATTCCCCCACAAGTTACTCGCCCACtcgcttcagcagcagcgatcATAGCGATTCTGAGTCGCGCCCACCAAAACCAGAACCTCGAACTGAAGGCCGGAGCGAGAACCGACTTGAGAGTCGACCTCTGGAACTTCGCCAACCCCGGCCGCGACGTGTGCATCAAGCATCACCCGAGTCCGGTTCGACGCGGGGAGATGAGAACTCAATGAGACATGCCATGAcgacagaagaaaagaaacatgtTAATGAAATTGTCCGAAACGCTCTCAGGCCGCACTGGCGGGCTCAGAAGCTGACTGAAGAACAATATGCAATAATCAACCGTGACATCTCACGAAAGCTTTACGACGAAGTGAAGGACGCGTCCTCACTTGATGACGAATCTCGACGACAAAtctgggagaagagggtcACCCAAGAGGTGGCTCGGGCCATCTCCGAACTTCAAGCCTGA
- a CDS encoding mitochondrial 54S ribosomal protein mL46 (BUSCO:EOG092D3CQ9) — translation MMAASSRGSRAVRGIFSSSPTICSRCATTRFYSAAAATETKASVTDAAPPPASTKTPYPYDIRSGLVLTRPPLLTRTLHPFENAYYFYQKRLEERLNTPFITSIYFKPDTAAQLDWSLKVQERGGTVAKELGTYHGKSSKAWDDELKVGDQLSSQESVLNSLLKDAAARVSDDAEVIAPEDVVPVERPAERLSEADKKNDVRRLDRQMERTLYLVVKGPDGWGFPADVLKDENLHEGAKRVMDQAAGVNMNTWLVGRVPVAHVVQEPVLGKDGEVQKMGQKTFFIKGRIMAGQADLKGNPFGYTDFKWLTREELEKELAPEYFRGVRNMMADR, via the exons ATGATGGCAGCGTCAAGTagaggcagcagagccgTTCGAGGCATCTTCTCAT CATCCCCTACAATCTGCTCCAGATGCGCAACAACGCGATTCTACTCTGCGGCTGCAGCGACGGAGACAAAAGCTTCTGTTActgatgctgctcctcctccggcTTCGACCAAAACACCTTATCCTTATGATATCCGCTCCGGCCTCGTCCTCACACGGCCGCCCCTCCTGACGAGAACCCTCCACCCGTTCGAGAACGCCTACTATTTCTACCAGAAGCGTCTGGAGGAACGTCTCAACACGCCCTTTATCACAAGCATATACTTCAAGCCCGACACGGCGGCGCAGCTAGACTGGAGCCTCAAGGTCCAGGAGCGAGGCGGCACggtggccaaggagctgggGACGTACCACGGAAAGAGCTCCAAGGCGTGGGACGATGAGCTGAAAGTCGGCGACCAGCTGAGCTCGCAGGAGAGCGTGCTCAATAGTCTGCTCAAGGACGCTGCCGCGCGTGTGAGTGACGATGCGGAGGTCATTGCGCCGGAGGATGTCGTGCCTGTTGAGAGGCCGGCAGAGAGGCTGTCCGAGGCGGATAAGAAGAATGATGTGAGGCGGCTGGATCGCCAGATGGAGAGGACGCTCTATCTTGTTGTCAAGGGTCCGGATGGGTGGGGCTTCCCTGCTGATGTTCTCAAGGATGAGAACCTCCACGAG GGCGCAAAGAGAGTAATGGACCAAGCTGCCGGCGTCAACATGAACACCTGGCTCGTCGGCCGCGTCCCCGTCGCCCACGTCGTCCAGGAGCCCGTCCTAGGCAAAGACGGCGAGGTCCAGAAGATGGGCCAAAAGaccttcttcatcaagggAAGGATCATGGCTGGCCAGGCCGACCTGAAGGGCAACCCCTTTGGATACACAGACTTTAAGTGGTTGACAcgggaagagctggagaaggagttgGCGCCGGAGTACTTCCGTGGTGTTAGGAATATGATGGCTGATAggtaa